In Carassius gibelio isolate Cgi1373 ecotype wild population from Czech Republic chromosome B13, carGib1.2-hapl.c, whole genome shotgun sequence, one genomic interval encodes:
- the LOC127970273 gene encoding histidine-rich glycoprotein isoform X28, with protein sequence MLRRVVIPSLSSVSHLWFQSCDLTDSHRGSHRFTQVHTEFTQIHTGSHRFSQVHTEVHTDSHRFTQVHTDSHRFTQIHTGSHRVHTDSHRFTQIHTEVHTGSHRGSHRFTQVHTGSHRFTQSSHRFTQVHTDSHRGSHRFTQIHTEVLTGSHRFTQIHTDSHRFTQVHTEVLTGSHRFTQIHTDSHRVHTDSHRFTQVHTDSHRFTQVHTEVLTGSHRFTQIHTDSHRFTQVHTDSHRFTQVHTGSHRFTQSSHRFTQVHTGSGFQTEELVFVLEQTLAHVHSICFLHTQRVLDHSTLVFLHF encoded by the exons ATGTTGAGGAGAGTTGTGATCCCTTCTCTATCCTCCGTTAGTCATCTGTGGTTTCAGTCGTGTGACctcacagattcacacagaggttcacacagattcacacaggttcacacagagttcacacagattcacacaggttcacacagGTTCTCACAGGTTCACACAGAggttcacacagattcacacaggttcacacaggttcacacagattcacacag gttcacacagattcacacaggttcacacagagttcacacagattcacacaggttcacacagattcacacagaggttcacacag GTTCACACAGAggttcacacagattcacacaggttcacacaggttcacacagattcacacag agttcacacagattcacacaggttcacacagattcacacagaggttcacacaggttcacacagattcacacagaggtTCTCACAGGttcacacaggttcacacagattcacacagattcacacag attcacacaggttcacacagAGGTTCTCACAGGttcacacaggttcacacagattcacacagattcacacagagttcacacagattcacacaggttcacacaggttcacacagattcacacaggttcacacaggttcacacagAGGTTCTCACAGGttcacacaggttcacacagattcacacagattcacacaggttcacacaggttcacacagattcacacagattcacacaggttcacacagGTTCTCACAGGTTCACACAGAGttcacacaggttcacacaggttcacacagGTTCAGGGTTTCAGACTGAAGAGCTGGTGTTTGTGTTGGAGCAGACTTTAGCACATGTTCACTCGATCTGTTTTCTTCACACACAGCGTGTATTAGATCACTCTACTCTTGTATTTCTACACTTTTAG
- the LOC127970273 gene encoding histidine-rich glycoprotein isoform X6 — protein MLRRVVIPSLSSVSHLWFQSCDLTDSHRGSHRFTQVHTEFTQIHTGSHRFSQVHTEVHTDSHRFTQVHTDSHRFTQIHTGSHRVHTDSHRFTQIHTEVHTGSHRGSHRFTQVHTGSHRFTQVHTEFTQIHTGSHRFTQVHTEFTQIHTGSHRFTQRFTQVHTDSHRGSHRFTQVHTDSHRFTQVHTEFTQIHTDSHRFTQRFSQVHTGSHRFTQIHTEFTQIHTGSHRFTQIHTGSHRFTQIHTDSHRFTQVHTDSHRFTQVHTGSHRFTQSSHRFTQVHTGSGFQTEELVFVLEQTLAHVHSICFLHTQRVLDHSTLVFLHF, from the exons ATGTTGAGGAGAGTTGTGATCCCTTCTCTATCCTCCGTTAGTCATCTGTGGTTTCAGTCGTGTGACctcacagattcacacagaggttcacacagattcacacaggttcacacagagttcacacagattcacacaggttcacacagGTTCTCACAGGTTCACACAGAggttcacacagattcacacaggttcacacaggttcacacagattcacacag gttcacacagattcacacaggttcacacagagttcacacagattcacacaggttcacacagattcacacagaggttcacacag GTTCACACAGAggttcacacagattcacacaggttcacacaggttcacacagattcacacaggttcacacagagttcacacagattcacacaggttcacacagattcacacaggttcacacagagttcacacagattcacacaggttcacacagattcacacagaggttcacacaggttcacacagattcacacagaggtTCTCACAGGttcacacaggttcacacagattcacacagattcacacaggttcacacagagttcacacagattcacacagattcacacaggttcacacagAGGTTCTCACAGGttcacacaggttcacacagattcacacagattcacacagagttcacacagattcacacaggttcacacaggttcacacagattcacacaggttcacacag gttcacacagattcacacagattcacacaggttcacacaggttcacacagattcacacagattcacacaggttcacacagGTTCTCACAGGTTCACACAGAGttcacacaggttcacacaggttcacacagGTTCAGGGTTTCAGACTGAAGAGCTGGTGTTTGTGTTGGAGCAGACTTTAGCACATGTTCACTCGATCTGTTTTCTTCACACACAGCGTGTATTAGATCACTCTACTCTTGTATTTCTACACTTTTAG
- the LOC127970273 gene encoding histidine-rich glycoprotein isoform X5, with protein MLRRVVIPSLSSVSHLWFQSCDLTDSHRGSHRFTQVHTEFTQIHTGSHRFSQVHTEVHTDSHRFTQVHTDSHRFTQSSHRFTQVHTDSHRFTQIHTEVHTGSHRGSHRFTQVHTGSHRFTQVHTEFTQIHTGSHRFTQVHTEFTQIHTGSHRFTQRFTQVHTDSHRGSHRFTQVHTDSHRFTQVHTEFTQIHTDSHRFTQRFSQVHTGSHRFTQIHTEFTQIHTGSHRFTQIHTGSHRFTQIHTDSHRFTQVHTDSHRFTQVHTGSHRFTQSSHRFTQVHTGSGFQTEELVFVLEQTLAHVHSICFLHTQRVLDHSTLVFLHF; from the exons ATGTTGAGGAGAGTTGTGATCCCTTCTCTATCCTCCGTTAGTCATCTGTGGTTTCAGTCGTGTGACctcacagattcacacagaggttcacacagattcacacaggttcacacagagttcacacagattcacacaggttcacacagGTTCTCACAGGTTCACACAGAggttcacacagattcacacaggttcacacaggttcacacagattcacacaggttcacacagagttcacacagattcacacaggttcacacagattcacacag gttcacacagattcacacagaggttcacacag GTTCACACAGAggttcacacagattcacacaggttcacacaggttcacacagattcacacaggttcacacagagttcacacagattcacacaggttcacacagattcacacaggttcacacagagttcacacagattcacacaggttcacacagattcacacagaggttcacacaggttcacacagattcacacagaggtTCTCACAGGttcacacaggttcacacagattcacacagattcacacaggttcacacagagttcacacagattcacacagattcacacaggttcacacagAGGTTCTCACAGGttcacacaggttcacacagattcacacagattcacacagagttcacacagattcacacaggttcacacaggttcacacagattcacacaggttcacacag gttcacacagattcacacagattcacacaggttcacacaggttcacacagattcacacagattcacacaggttcacacagGTTCTCACAGGTTCACACAGAGttcacacaggttcacacaggttcacacagGTTCAGGGTTTCAGACTGAAGAGCTGGTGTTTGTGTTGGAGCAGACTTTAGCACATGTTCACTCGATCTGTTTTCTTCACACACAGCGTGTATTAGATCACTCTACTCTTGTATTTCTACACTTTTAG
- the LOC127970273 gene encoding histidine-rich glycoprotein isoform X22 — MLRRVVIPSLSSVSHLWFQSCDLTDSHRGSHRFTQVHTEFTQIHTGSHRFSQVHTEVHTDSHRFTQVHTDSHRFTQIHTEVHTGSHRGSHRFTQVHTGSHRFTQVHTEFTQIHTGSHRFTQVHTEFTQIHTGSHRFTQRFTQVHTDSHRGSHRFTQVHTDSHRFTQVHTEFTQIHTDSHRFTQRFSQVHTGSHRFTQIHTEFTQIHTGSHRFTQIHTGSHRFTQIHTDSHRFTQVHTDSHRFTQVHTGSHRFTQSSHRFTQVHTGSGFQTEELVFVLEQTLAHVHSICFLHTQRVLDHSTLVFLHF, encoded by the exons ATGTTGAGGAGAGTTGTGATCCCTTCTCTATCCTCCGTTAGTCATCTGTGGTTTCAGTCGTGTGACctcacagattcacacagaggttcacacagattcacacaggttcacacagagttcacacagattcacacaggttcacacagGTTCTCACAGGTTCACACAGAggttcacacagattcacacaggttcacacaggttcacacagattcacacag gttcacacagattcacacagaggttcacacag GTTCACACAGAggttcacacagattcacacaggttcacacaggttcacacagattcacacaggttcacacagagttcacacagattcacacaggttcacacagattcacacaggttcacacagagttcacacagattcacacaggttcacacagattcacacagaggttcacacaggttcacacagattcacacagaggtTCTCACAGGttcacacaggttcacacagattcacacagattcacacaggttcacacagagttcacacagattcacacagattcacacaggttcacacagAGGTTCTCACAGGttcacacaggttcacacagattcacacagattcacacagagttcacacagattcacacaggttcacacaggttcacacagattcacacaggttcacacag gttcacacagattcacacagattcacacaggttcacacaggttcacacagattcacacagattcacacaggttcacacagGTTCTCACAGGTTCACACAGAGttcacacaggttcacacaggttcacacagGTTCAGGGTTTCAGACTGAAGAGCTGGTGTTTGTGTTGGAGCAGACTTTAGCACATGTTCACTCGATCTGTTTTCTTCACACACAGCGTGTATTAGATCACTCTACTCTTGTATTTCTACACTTTTAG
- the LOC127970273 gene encoding histidine-rich glycoprotein isoform X35 yields MLRRVVIPSLSSVSHLWFQSCDLTDSHRGSHRFTQVHTEFTQIHTGSHRFSQVHTEVHTDSHRFTQVHTDSHRFTQIHTGSHRGSHRFTQVHTGSHRFTQVHTEFTQIHTGSHRFTQVHTEFTQIHTGSHRFTQRFTQVHTDSHRGSHRFTQVHTDSHRFTQVHTEFTQIHTDSHRFTQRFSQVHTGSHRFTQIHTEFTQIHTGSHRFTQIHTGSHRFTQIHTDSHRFTQVHTDSHRFTQVHTGSHRFTQSSHRFTQVHTGSGFQTEELVFVLEQTLAHVHSICFLHTQRVLDHSTLVFLHF; encoded by the exons ATGTTGAGGAGAGTTGTGATCCCTTCTCTATCCTCCGTTAGTCATCTGTGGTTTCAGTCGTGTGACctcacagattcacacagaggttcacacagattcacacaggttcacacagagttcacacagattcacacaggttcacacagGTTCTCACAGGTTCACACAGAggttcacacagattcacacaggttcacacaggttcacacagattcacacag gttcacacagattcacacag GTTCACACAGAggttcacacagattcacacaggttcacacaggttcacacagattcacacaggttcacacagagttcacacagattcacacaggttcacacagattcacacaggttcacacagagttcacacagattcacacaggttcacacagattcacacagaggttcacacaggttcacacagattcacacagaggtTCTCACAGGttcacacaggttcacacagattcacacagattcacacaggttcacacagagttcacacagattcacacagattcacacaggttcacacagAGGTTCTCACAGGttcacacaggttcacacagattcacacagattcacacagagttcacacagattcacacaggttcacacaggttcacacagattcacacaggttcacacag gttcacacagattcacacagattcacacaggttcacacaggttcacacagattcacacagattcacacaggttcacacagGTTCTCACAGGTTCACACAGAGttcacacaggttcacacaggttcacacagGTTCAGGGTTTCAGACTGAAGAGCTGGTGTTTGTGTTGGAGCAGACTTTAGCACATGTTCACTCGATCTGTTTTCTTCACACACAGCGTGTATTAGATCACTCTACTCTTGTATTTCTACACTTTTAG
- the LOC127970273 gene encoding histidine-rich glycoprotein isoform X15 produces the protein MLRRVVIPSLSSVSHLWFQSCDLTDSHRGSHRFTQVHTEFTQIHTGSHRFSQVHTEVHTDSHRFTQVHTDSHRFTQSSHRFTQIHTEVHTGSHRGSHRFTQVHTGSHRFTQVHTEFTQIHTGSHRFTQVHTEFTQIHTGSHRFTQRFTQVHTDSHRGSHRFTQVHTDSHRFTQVHTEFTQIHTDSHRFTQRFSQVHTGSHRFTQIHTEFTQIHTGSHRFTQIHTGSHRFTQIHTDSHRFTQVHTDSHRFTQVHTGSHRFTQSSHRFTQVHTGSGFQTEELVFVLEQTLAHVHSICFLHTQRVLDHSTLVFLHF, from the exons ATGTTGAGGAGAGTTGTGATCCCTTCTCTATCCTCCGTTAGTCATCTGTGGTTTCAGTCGTGTGACctcacagattcacacagaggttcacacagattcacacaggttcacacagagttcacacagattcacacaggttcacacagGTTCTCACAGGTTCACACAGAggttcacacagattcacacaggttcacacaggttcacacagattcacacaggttcacacagagttcacacagattcacacag attcacacagaggttcacacag GTTCACACAGAggttcacacagattcacacaggttcacacaggttcacacagattcacacaggttcacacagagttcacacagattcacacaggttcacacagattcacacaggttcacacagagttcacacagattcacacaggttcacacagattcacacagaggttcacacaggttcacacagattcacacagaggtTCTCACAGGttcacacaggttcacacagattcacacagattcacacaggttcacacagagttcacacagattcacacagattcacacaggttcacacagAGGTTCTCACAGGttcacacaggttcacacagattcacacagattcacacagagttcacacagattcacacaggttcacacaggttcacacagattcacacaggttcacacag gttcacacagattcacacagattcacacaggttcacacaggttcacacagattcacacagattcacacaggttcacacagGTTCTCACAGGTTCACACAGAGttcacacaggttcacacaggttcacacagGTTCAGGGTTTCAGACTGAAGAGCTGGTGTTTGTGTTGGAGCAGACTTTAGCACATGTTCACTCGATCTGTTTTCTTCACACACAGCGTGTATTAGATCACTCTACTCTTGTATTTCTACACTTTTAG
- the LOC127970273 gene encoding histidine-rich glycoprotein isoform X34 — MLRRVVIPSLSSVSHLWFQSCDLTDSHRGSHRFTQVHTEFTQIHTGSHRFSQVHTEVHTDSHRFTQVHTDSHRFTQIHTGSHRVHTDSHRFTQIHTEVHTGSHRVHTDSHRFTQVLTGSHRFTQIHTGSHRFTQRFTQVHTGSHRFTQIHTGSHRVHTDSHRFTQVHTEVLTGSHRFTQIHTDSHRVHTDSHRFTQVHTDSHRFTQVHTEVLTGSHRFTQIHTDSHRFTQVHTDSHRFTQVHTGSHRFTQSSHRFTQVHTGSGFQTEELVFVLEQTLAHVHSICFLHTQRVLDHSTLVFLHF, encoded by the exons ATGTTGAGGAGAGTTGTGATCCCTTCTCTATCCTCCGTTAGTCATCTGTGGTTTCAGTCGTGTGACctcacagattcacacagaggttcacacagattcacacaggttcacacagagttcacacagattcacacaggttcacacagGTTCTCACAGGTTCACACAGAggttcacacagattcacacaggttcacacaggttcacacagattcacacag gttcacacagattcacacaggttcacacagagttcacacagattcacacaggttcacacagattcacacagaggttcacacaggttcacacagagttcacacagattcacacaggttcacacagGTTCTCACAG gttcacacaggttcacacagattcacacag gttcacacagattcacacagaggttcacacag GttcacacaggttcacacagattcacacagattcacacaggttcacacagagttcacacagattcacacagattcacacaggttcacacagAGGTTCTCACAGGttcacacaggttcacacagattcacacagattcacacagagttcacacagattcacacaggttcacacaggttcacacagattcacacaggttcacacaggttcacacagAGGTTCTCACAGGttcacacaggttcacacagattcacacagattcacacaggttcacacaggttcacacagattcacacagattcacacaggttcacacagGTTCTCACAGGTTCACACAGAGttcacacaggttcacacaggttcacacagGTTCAGGGTTTCAGACTGAAGAGCTGGTGTTTGTGTTGGAGCAGACTTTAGCACATGTTCACTCGATCTGTTTTCTTCACACACAGCGTGTATTAGATCACTCTACTCTTGTATTTCTACACTTTTAG
- the LOC127970273 gene encoding putative uncharacterized protein FLJ46204 isoform X36, protein MLRRVVIPSLSSVSHLWFQSCDLTDSHRGSHRFTQVHTEFTQIHTGSHRFSQVHTEVHTDSHRFTQVHTDSHRFTQSSHRFTQVHTDSHRFTQSSHRFTQVHTDSHRGSHRFTQSSHRFTQVHTGSHRFTQVHTDSHRFTQSSHRFTQVHTDSHRFSQVHTGSHRFTQIHTDSHRFTQRFSQVHTGSHRFTQIHTEFTQIHTGSHRFTQIHTGSHRFTQIHTDSHRFTQVHTDSHRFTQVHTGSHRFTQSSHRFTQVHTGSGFQTEELVFVLEQTLAHVHSICFLHTQRVLDHSTLVFLHF, encoded by the exons ATGTTGAGGAGAGTTGTGATCCCTTCTCTATCCTCCGTTAGTCATCTGTGGTTTCAGTCGTGTGACctcacagattcacacagaggttcacacagattcacacaggttcacacagagttcacacagattcacacaggttcacacagGTTCTCACAGGTTCACACAGAggttcacacagattcacacaggttcacacaggttcacacagattcacacaggttcacacagagttcacacagattcacacaggttcacacagattcacacaggttcacacagagttcacacagattcacacaggttcacacagattcacacagaggttcacacaggttcacacagagttcacacagattcacacaggttcacacagGTTCTCACAG gttcacacaggttcacacagattcacacaggttcacacagagttcacacagattcacacaggttcacacagattcacacag gtTCTCACAGGttcacacaggttcacacagattcacacagattcacacag attcacacaggttcacacagAGGTTCTCACAGGttcacacaggttcacacagattcacacagattcacacagagttcacacagattcacacaggttcacacaggttcacacagattcacacaggttcacacag gttcacacagattcacacagattcacacaggttcacacaggttcacacagattcacacagattcacacaggttcacacagGTTCTCACAGGTTCACACAGAGttcacacaggttcacacaggttcacacagGTTCAGGGTTTCAGACTGAAGAGCTGGTGTTTGTGTTGGAGCAGACTTTAGCACATGTTCACTCGATCTGTTTTCTTCACACACAGCGTGTATTAGATCACTCTACTCTTGTATTTCTACACTTTTAG
- the LOC127970273 gene encoding histidine-rich glycoprotein isoform X3, translating to MLRRVVIPSLSSVSHLWFQSCDLTDSHRGSHRFTQVHTEFTQIHTGSHRFSQVHTEVHTDSHRFTQIHTGSHRFTQVHTEFTQIHTGSHRFTQRFTQVHTEFTQIHTGSHRFSQVHTGSHRFTQVHTEFTQIHTGSHRFTQVHTEFTQIHTGSHRFTQRFTQVHTDSHRGSHRFTQVHTDSHRFTQVHTEFTQIHTDSHRFTQRFSQVHTGSHRFTQIHTEFTQIHTGSHRFTQIHTGSHRFTQIHTDSHRFTQVHTDSHRFTQVHTGSHRFTQSSHRFTQVHTGSGFQTEELVFVLEQTLAHVHSICFLHTQRVLDHSTLVFLHF from the exons ATGTTGAGGAGAGTTGTGATCCCTTCTCTATCCTCCGTTAGTCATCTGTGGTTTCAGTCGTGTGACctcacagattcacacagaggttcacacagattcacacaggttcacacagagttcacacagattcacacaggttcacacagGTTCTCACAGGTTCACACAGAggttcacacagattcacacaggttcacacag attcacacaggttcacacagattcacacaggttcacacagagttcacacagattcacacaggttcacacagattcacacagaggttcacacaggttcacacagagttcacacagattcacacaggttcacacagGTTCTCACAG gttcacacaggttcacacagattcacacaggttcacacagagttcacacagattcacacaggttcacacagattcacacaggttcacacagagttcacacagattcacacaggttcacacagattcacacagaggttcacacaggttcacacagattcacacagaggtTCTCACAGGttcacacaggttcacacagattcacacagattcacacaggttcacacagagttcacacagattcacacagattcacacaggttcacacagAGGTTCTCACAGGttcacacaggttcacacagattcacacagattcacacagagttcacacagattcacacaggttcacacaggttcacacagattcacacaggttcacacag gttcacacagattcacacagattcacacaggttcacacaggttcacacagattcacacagattcacacaggttcacacagGTTCTCACAGGTTCACACAGAGttcacacaggttcacacaggttcacacagGTTCAGGGTTTCAGACTGAAGAGCTGGTGTTTGTGTTGGAGCAGACTTTAGCACATGTTCACTCGATCTGTTTTCTTCACACACAGCGTGTATTAGATCACTCTACTCTTGTATTTCTACACTTTTAG
- the LOC127970273 gene encoding histidine-rich glycoprotein isoform X32: MLRRVVIPSLSSVSHLWFQSCDLTDSHRGSHRFTQVHTEFTQIHTGSHRFSQVHTEVHTDSHRFTQIHTGSHRFTQVHTEFTQIHTGSHRFTQRFTQVHTEFTQIHTGSHRFSQVHTEVHTDSHRFTQVHTDSHRFTQSSHRFTQVHTDSHRFTQIHTDSHRFTQVHTEVLTGSHRFTQIHTDSHRVHTDSHRFTQVHTDSHRFTQVHTEVLTGSHRFTQIHTDSHRFTQVHTDSHRFTQVHTGSHRFTQSSHRFTQVHTGSGFQTEELVFVLEQTLAHVHSICFLHTQRVLDHSTLVFLHF, translated from the exons ATGTTGAGGAGAGTTGTGATCCCTTCTCTATCCTCCGTTAGTCATCTGTGGTTTCAGTCGTGTGACctcacagattcacacagaggttcacacagattcacacaggttcacacagagttcacacagattcacacaggttcacacagGTTCTCACAGGTTCACACAGAggttcacacagattcacacaggttcacacag attcacacaggttcacacagattcacacaggttcacacagagttcacacagattcacacaggttcacacagattcacacagaggttcacacaggttcacacagagttcacacagattcacacaggttcacacagGTTCTCACAGGTTCACACAGAggttcacacagattcacacaggttcacacaggttcacacagattcacacaggttcacacagagttcacacagattcacacaggttcacacagattcacacag gttcacacagattcacacagattcacacag attcacacaggttcacacagAGGTTCTCACAGGttcacacaggttcacacagattcacacagattcacacagagttcacacagattcacacaggttcacacaggttcacacagattcacacaggttcacacaggttcacacagAGGTTCTCACAGGttcacacaggttcacacagattcacacagattcacacaggttcacacaggttcacacagattcacacagattcacacaggttcacacagGTTCTCACAGGTTCACACAGAGttcacacaggttcacacaggttcacacagGTTCAGGGTTTCAGACTGAAGAGCTGGTGTTTGTGTTGGAGCAGACTTTAGCACATGTTCACTCGATCTGTTTTCTTCACACACAGCGTGTATTAGATCACTCTACTCTTGTATTTCTACACTTTTAG
- the LOC127970273 gene encoding putative uncharacterized protein FLJ46204 isoform X31 encodes MLRRVVIPSLSSVSHLWFQSCDLTDSHRGSHRFTQVHTEFTQIHTGSHRFSQVHTEVHTDSHRFTQVHTDSHRFTQSSHRFTQVHTDSHRFTQSSHRFTQVHTDSHRGSHRFTQSSHRFTQVHTGSHRFTQVHTDSHRFTQIHTEVHTGSHRFTQIHTDSHRFTQVHTEVLTGSHRFTQIHTDSHRVHTDSHRFTQVHTDSHRFTQVHTEVLTGSHRFTQIHTDSHRFTQVHTDSHRFTQVHTGSHRFTQSSHRFTQVHTGSGFQTEELVFVLEQTLAHVHSICFLHTQRVLDHSTLVFLHF; translated from the exons ATGTTGAGGAGAGTTGTGATCCCTTCTCTATCCTCCGTTAGTCATCTGTGGTTTCAGTCGTGTGACctcacagattcacacagaggttcacacagattcacacaggttcacacagagttcacacagattcacacaggttcacacagGTTCTCACAGGTTCACACAGAggttcacacagattcacacaggttcacacaggttcacacagattcacacaggttcacacagagttcacacagattcacacaggttcacacagattcacacaggttcacacagagttcacacagattcacacaggttcacacagattcacacagaggttcacacaggttcacacagagttcacacagattcacacaggttcacacagGTTCTCACAG gttcacacaggttcacacagattcacacag gttcacacagattcacacagaggttcacacag Gttcacacaggttcacacagattcacacagattcacacag attcacacaggttcacacagAGGTTCTCACAGGttcacacaggttcacacagattcacacagattcacacagagttcacacagattcacacaggttcacacaggttcacacagattcacacaggttcacacaggttcacacagAGGTTCTCACAGGttcacacaggttcacacagattcacacagattcacacaggttcacacaggttcacacagattcacacagattcacacaggttcacacagGTTCTCACAGGTTCACACAGAGttcacacaggttcacacaggttcacacagGTTCAGGGTTTCAGACTGAAGAGCTGGTGTTTGTGTTGGAGCAGACTTTAGCACATGTTCACTCGATCTGTTTTCTTCACACACAGCGTGTATTAGATCACTCTACTCTTGTATTTCTACACTTTTAG